The following proteins are co-located in the Elusimicrobiota bacterium genome:
- a CDS encoding TolC family protein, with protein MLRALLLLALAAPASSQPPASFKASTAASVSEQAAGRPIALEEAYSLALKRSEELAQRAGSVAEAWARVDEMWSAVKPAFTLRGTEFAQDTSVSGGVVSNSPRRDRPEAKLMLHQPLFSGLRDYLSVRVARSAGRSAELDLRRAEDLLYSDVAVAFLDQLGMDKEIAVRRSIVAITADRVRELRERERIGRTRRSEVLAAESQLAQNEADLKQALRRERDVQLKLRFLTGLEEELAPLEVPLKDALGLPDYLARARGRSDVEARRLDAGAARESTTIVRRARWPLISFDGNYYLKRIGTLSDARWDLLVTGDLPLYQGGKIGAQVRQAEARALRSDEVLGLALRKAELETRTAYEELETDLAAVSALEKAAELAEANAKAQAEDYRLGVVTNLDVLGALNALQQVRLRLDGARLDTRLARIQLDVASGGVPR; from the coding sequence ATGCTCCGCGCCCTCCTCCTGCTGGCGCTCGCGGCGCCCGCCTCGTCCCAGCCCCCCGCGTCCTTCAAGGCCTCGACGGCCGCCTCCGTTTCCGAACAGGCCGCGGGCCGTCCCATCGCCCTCGAGGAGGCCTACTCCCTGGCCCTCAAGCGCAGCGAGGAGCTGGCCCAGCGGGCGGGGAGCGTCGCGGAGGCCTGGGCGCGGGTCGATGAGATGTGGTCGGCGGTGAAGCCCGCCTTCACGCTCCGCGGGACCGAGTTCGCGCAGGACACCTCCGTCTCCGGCGGGGTCGTCTCGAACTCCCCGCGCCGCGACAGGCCGGAAGCGAAGCTCATGCTGCACCAGCCCCTCTTCAGCGGCCTGCGCGACTACCTGTCCGTGCGCGTCGCCCGTTCGGCGGGGCGCTCCGCCGAGCTCGACCTGCGCCGGGCCGAGGACCTCCTCTATTCCGACGTCGCCGTCGCCTTTCTCGACCAGCTCGGCATGGACAAGGAGATCGCGGTGCGCCGCAGCATCGTCGCCATCACCGCGGACCGCGTGCGCGAGCTCAGGGAGCGCGAGCGCATCGGGCGCACCCGCCGCAGCGAGGTGCTCGCCGCCGAGTCCCAGCTCGCGCAGAACGAGGCCGACCTCAAGCAGGCGCTGCGCCGGGAGCGGGACGTCCAGCTCAAGCTGCGCTTCCTCACCGGCCTCGAAGAGGAGCTCGCGCCTCTGGAGGTCCCGCTCAAGGACGCCCTCGGACTCCCGGACTACCTCGCGCGCGCCCGCGGCCGCTCCGACGTGGAGGCGCGCCGGCTCGACGCCGGCGCCGCCCGGGAGAGCACGACGATCGTCCGCCGCGCGCGCTGGCCGCTGATCTCCTTCGACGGGAACTACTACCTCAAGCGCATCGGCACGCTGAGCGACGCCCGCTGGGACCTCCTCGTCACCGGGGACCTTCCCCTCTATCAGGGGGGGAAGATCGGCGCCCAGGTCCGCCAGGCCGAGGCGCGCGCGCTGCGCTCCGACGAGGTCCTCGGGCTCGCGCTGCGCAAGGCCGAGCTCGAGACGCGCACGGCCTACGAGGAGCTCGAGACCGACCTCGCCGCCGTCTCCGCCCTCGAGAAGGCCGCCGAGCTCGCCGAGGCCAACGCGAAGGCCCAGGCCGAGGACTACCGCCTCGGCGTCGTGACGAACCTCGACGTGCTCGGCGCGCTCAACGCGCTCCAGCAGGTCCGCCTGCGCCTCGACGGGGCGCGGCTCGACACGCGCCTGGCGCGCATCCAGCTCGACGTCGCGAGCGGAGGAGTGCCCCGGTGA
- a CDS encoding TIGR04053 family radical SAM/SPASM domain-containing protein, protein MGHPKLTDFDRTPFLAIWETTRSCALVCKHCRASAILGRDADELTTEEGKKLLSDTAAMGTPIFILTGGDPLNRPDLSELVRHGKSVGLRMGTIPAATDNLTPARLRSLKDAGLDQVAFSLDAPDAELHDRLRGVPGSFAKTMQGAVWAREAGLPLQINTCFSRENAGTVEAMVKLVSSLGIVFWEVFFLIPIGRGSELTGLSAEEFEGVFERMHRLNSEVEFVIKLTEAPHYRRWVIEREKDAPNAEERIQRVIARERGVRGAIGLSPKSVNAGKGFVFISYRGEVCPSGFLPLPAGNVRQDDIAAVYRDAPLFKQLRDPKLLKGKCGRCPYADVCGGSRARAYAVTGDPLATDPYCAYEPPVK, encoded by the coding sequence ATGGGCCATCCGAAGCTCACGGATTTCGACCGCACCCCCTTCCTCGCCATCTGGGAGACGACCCGCTCCTGCGCGCTCGTCTGCAAGCACTGCCGCGCCTCGGCCATCCTGGGCCGCGACGCCGACGAGCTGACGACCGAGGAAGGAAAGAAGCTCCTCTCCGACACCGCCGCGATGGGCACGCCCATCTTCATCCTCACCGGCGGGGACCCGCTCAACCGCCCCGACTTGTCGGAGCTCGTCCGCCACGGGAAGTCGGTCGGCCTGCGCATGGGGACCATCCCGGCCGCCACGGACAACCTCACCCCCGCGCGCCTGCGCTCGCTCAAGGACGCGGGACTGGACCAGGTCGCCTTCAGCCTCGACGCCCCCGACGCGGAGCTCCACGACCGCCTGCGCGGCGTGCCCGGCTCCTTCGCGAAGACGATGCAGGGCGCGGTCTGGGCCCGCGAAGCGGGCCTCCCGCTCCAGATCAACACCTGCTTCTCCCGGGAGAACGCCGGCACCGTCGAGGCGATGGTGAAGCTCGTCTCGTCGCTCGGCATCGTCTTCTGGGAGGTCTTCTTCCTCATCCCCATCGGCCGCGGCTCCGAGCTCACCGGCCTCAGCGCCGAGGAGTTCGAGGGCGTCTTCGAGCGCATGCACCGCCTGAACTCCGAGGTGGAGTTCGTCATCAAGCTCACCGAGGCGCCCCACTACCGGCGCTGGGTCATCGAGCGCGAGAAGGATGCTCCGAACGCGGAAGAGCGCATCCAGCGCGTCATCGCCCGCGAACGCGGCGTGCGCGGCGCCATCGGCCTCTCGCCGAAGTCCGTCAACGCCGGGAAAGGCTTCGTCTTCATCAGCTACCGCGGTGAGGTCTGCCCCTCCGGCTTCCTCCCCCTCCCCGCCGGGAACGTGCGCCAGGACGACATCGCCGCGGTCTACCGTGACGCCCCCCTCTTCAAGCAGCTGCGCGACCCGAAGCTCCTCAAAGGAAAGTGCGGCCGCTGTCCCTACGCGGACGTCTGCGGCGGGTCCCGCGCCCGCGCCTACGCGGTCACCGGCGACCCCCTCGCCACCGACCCTTACTGTGCTTACGAACCACCCGTAAAATAG